The genomic stretch CTTCTGAGGATTGAAATACAAAACCTCGCCTCTTAGCAAGTGAAATAATATCTTCTATTTTAGCCATATCAAACATCCTAAAAACTTAATCTATAATTCATACTTTTTTAAAAAATCCTGTGCTTTATTTATTCTATCAAAGACCGTAACTTTACCAAGTAATTGCAAAGAATCAAAAAGAGGTGGTGATACCTTACTTCCAAGAACTGCAATCCTAATTGGAAGCAAAACCTCTCCTATTTTTAGATCATTTTCCTTAGCAAAATTATAAAAAATTTGTTCATTCTCGGACAATATCCTTGTTTCAAAACCTTCTAATACTGGTTTAATTTTTTCTAACAATAAATAAATATCTCTTACTGTTTTTTTCTTCCCCAAAAATTCATTTAAATTCCAAGTTGAAATATTTGTATAAAAAAACCTAAGCATGCCAACAGCATCACCAAGTTTTCTAATTCTTGGCTTTATTAACGGGACCAAAAGCAATAATTTTTCTTTGTCACAAGAATTACTATCCTTTTTAATATAACCTGCCTTTTGCAAGAAAGGCAATAAGAGTTCGGCTAATTCATGATCTTCTTTTGTCCTAATGTAATGACTATTAAAAAAATCTAATTTGTTATAATCAAAAACAGCTGGTGATTTACTGATTTTATCAATAGAAAATAATTTTTGAAGTTCATTTTTGGTAAAAAACTCACTCTTGCCATCATAAGACCAACCAAGCAAAGTAACATAATTAATAATAGCCTCAGGAAGATATCCATCATCAATAAATTGCTTTAAAGCTGTAGCACCATGCCTCTTACTTAATTTTTGTCCATCACTTCCCATTACCATTGGAAGATGACAATAAATAGGAGGATTCCATCTAAAAGCATTATAAAGAAGCACATGCAAAGGTCCTGAAGAAATCCACTCCTGGGCTCTTAATACATGTGAAATTTCCATTAAATGATCATCAACAACATTTGCAAGATGATATGTTGGAAATCCATCAGATTTCAAAATTACAGGATCAGGACTAATATCCTTATTGGCCCATGTAATTTTGCCAAGCAAAATATCATTAAAAGAAGTTTCACCATCAAAAGGAATTTTAAATCTAATAACAGGACTAATGCCTAAACTTAAAGCATCTTTAATTTCATCTTTGTTCAAGTGCCTGCAATGTCTATCATAACCTGGTGCCATCTTGTTAATAGTTTGAATTTTTCTAATTCTCTCTAATCTATCAGGTGAACAATAACAATAATAAGCATTTCCCGATTCAATCAACTCTTTAGCATATTTCCTATATATCTCTGTTCTTTGTGATTGAATATAAGGAGAATAAGAACCTCCACAAGTAGGCCCTTCATCAAAATCAATACCAAGCCATGCTAAACTTTGATACAAATCTTCTTCTGCTTCCTTATAATATCTAGTCTGATCTGTATCTTCAATTCTAAGTAAAAATTTTCCATTAAAGGATTTGGCAAAAAAATAATTAAATAAAGCTGTCCTAATTCCTCCAATATGCTGCAAACCAGTTGGAGAAGGAGCATATCTAACTCTTATATTCAAAACACAACCTCTTTTAATAAAAAATGTCCTTTTTTGAAATATCATAAATATAATAAAACACTACAAAAAATAAATTTGAACCAAGTAATTTTGTATGTTTAATATTAAGTCTATCTTTACGTTTTAAATACTTATTCCTAATTTCAAGTCGTTTCTCTTCAACCAAATGACGTTCTAGTTTTGATTTTTTTAAAAGATAATAAAAATAAATTGTAAAAATAAGATCTCCTTTTAAAAAGGATTTTTTTAAAAAATTTATCTCATTATTCAATTTTTCATAATCTTCATCAAAAATTGCATGTAGTGATACACAATACCTTACCCATTTATTACGATTCTCTACATGATTCATAATCAAACTACAAGCTTTTTCTTGTTCTCTAAAACTAACACATATAGCATAAAGCTCTATTATTGTCTTATTACTCATTTTAGTATCTTTCAAATAAAGATAAATATCATCAAATGCTTTTTTATCTTGTTTGATTAAAGTTATTTTTAAAAGCGTAGAAATATCAAATACACTCTTAAGTGTTTTGCGAATCATTTTAAGTCTTAAAAAAGTATAAGTATTCTCTATACCATTTAATATAAAATATAATCTTGAATATAAAAATTTAGAATATACAATATTAAAAACAAAGACAAATACAATAAAATACAAAATGAAATATCGATGCAAAATAATAAAATTTAAAAAACTTGAAAAGTTGAAAATTTGTAAAAAATAAATAAAATATAAAAAAAAACAAAAAAACAAAATATTAAAAATAAAAAGTATTCTGTCAACCATCAAAAAATCTCTTATAATAAAGTTCTATTTTAAAATTAAGTGCACATATAGTATCATTATACTAAATAGATAGAAAATTAATAAACAATCCATTGTTACATGTTTATTATTAAGCTTAAAGCTTAAGGAGACAAATGCAAAGCTTTGATAATTTAGCAAAAGAAATAAAAAATTTCTCATATGTAATAGAAAAAGATTTCTTAATATGGCCCAAAGATTCACTATTACAACCTATCAACACCGAGCTCATTGAAAAATGGGGGCTTAAAAACGCAATACAAATAGAAAGAAATTTCTTTAATGAATCATTAATACGAGAAACAAAAAAATATATTAACATTAATGAAGAGTATGATGAAGAATCTATTGCAAATTATCACATACTAATAAGCAATTTAGAAGAAATATACGAAACCTGCAAAAAAAACAAAAAAATTTATTACCAAGATGTCATTCCCATTGTAAAAAAAGTAATGGAATTTTATAAAAAAAATCAACAAACATTCATCAAATATATAAAAATACCTAAACTCTTATCTGATTATCATGTTGTTCATTCAATAAATACCTCAATATTAACTGTAGCTCTTGGCAATGAAATGAATTTAAATAATCATAAAACTGTTGAACTTTGCACAACAGCTCTTCTTCATAAAATAGGTTTTTTATTTATACCTTTAAGCATAAGTGAAAAAAAAGAAAAATTAACTGACAAAGAATTTGAAATAATCAAAAAATATCCTGTACTTGGACACAAAATAATATCAACCACTAATTTTTCACGATCTATCTGTCTAGCAATACTTACACATAAAGAAAATTTAGATGGATCAGGATACCCAAACAAACTTAAAAGTGAACAAATTAACATTGAGGCTAATATAATAGGTGCTGCTAGTGCATATAGTGCAATTCTTTTAGATAAGATATATAAAGGAGCCTCAAGCTCGGGAGCATCTCTTATCGAATTAATACAAGATGCTGATAAAAAATTTGACAAAAGAGTTCTAAAACTAATAATTAAAGTTCTATCTCAATGTCCCCTAGACTTTATAGTTGAACTTAATGACAATTCAATTGCTAAAATAATAAAAATCAACGAAATAAATATTAATGTTCCGTATATAAAGTACATAATAAAAGATGGCAAAGTTATACATCCTAATGACAATCAAGGTTACATTAAATCCATACCCAAAACAGAAACAGGTATCAAAAAAATACTAAGACAAGATGAGATAAACCTTATTTTAAAAAAATATGGTTTAAAAGAAATATAAAAAGGAGCAAAACATGATTTTAATAACATCTGCAATGGATG from Borrelia duttonii Ly encodes the following:
- a CDS encoding HD-GYP domain-containing protein; this encodes MQSFDNLAKEIKNFSYVIEKDFLIWPKDSLLQPINTELIEKWGLKNAIQIERNFFNESLIRETKKYININEEYDEESIANYHILISNLEEIYETCKKNKKIYYQDVIPIVKKVMEFYKKNQQTFIKYIKIPKLLSDYHVVHSINTSILTVALGNEMNLNNHKTVELCTTALLHKIGFLFIPLSISEKKEKLTDKEFEIIKKYPVLGHKIISTTNFSRSICLAILTHKENLDGSGYPNKLKSEQINIEANIIGAASAYSAILLDKIYKGASSSGASLIELIQDADKKFDKRVLKLIIKVLSQCPLDFIVELNDNSIAKIIKINEININVPYIKYIIKDGKVIHPNDNQGYIKSIPKTETGIKKILRQDEINLILKKYGLKEI
- the gltX gene encoding glutamate--tRNA ligase, with the translated sequence MIFQKRTFFIKRGCVLNIRVRYAPSPTGLQHIGGIRTALFNYFFAKSFNGKFLLRIEDTDQTRYYKEAEEDLYQSLAWLGIDFDEGPTCGGSYSPYIQSQRTEIYRKYAKELIESGNAYYCYCSPDRLERIRKIQTINKMAPGYDRHCRHLNKDEIKDALSLGISPVIRFKIPFDGETSFNDILLGKITWANKDISPDPVILKSDGFPTYHLANVVDDHLMEISHVLRAQEWISSGPLHVLLYNAFRWNPPIYCHLPMVMGSDGQKLSKRHGATALKQFIDDGYLPEAIINYVTLLGWSYDGKSEFFTKNELQKLFSIDKISKSPAVFDYNKLDFFNSHYIRTKEDHELAELLLPFLQKAGYIKKDSNSCDKEKLLLLVPLIKPRIRKLGDAVGMLRFFYTNISTWNLNEFLGKKKTVRDIYLLLEKIKPVLEGFETRILSENEQIFYNFAKENDLKIGEVLLPIRIAVLGSKVSPPLFDSLQLLGKVTVFDRINKAQDFLKKYEL